GTCATCGCGGCCCGGTTCGGGGTTCACTATCCGCCCTCTCTCTTTTTTCTGCTCTCCATCCTCATATTGGCATTCATCCTCCTGTATCAATCGATTCAAATCTCCATCTTATATGAAAAAGTGAAGGAATTGGCCCAATTTGTAGCGCTTAAGTCGACGGAAAAAGGAGAGAGGCCGGATGGATCAGAGGCACTTTTCCATGAGGAGGGAAGGTAAATGGATCTACATCTGCTTTTACGTACCGAGTTATGGCTGTGTGCTGCCTTGTTGATCATTTTTCTTCTTCTATGGATCCTATGGGTTTTTTTTAAGAGGGAGAAGAAGGAGAAAAGGCGTTTGCACGAACTGGAGCGGTTATATGGGGAACTTAGGCCGACCGATGATCTGATGAAAAATCTGAACAGGGTCCTTACCCTTCTATCCCGCCATATTGAAGGGGATTTTTATGCTTTATACCGATTAAACCCTCGAAGCGGGCAGCTCATCCTGGAGACGGCGCTGTATAGGGCAGAGGAACCGGGTGCGATCATGCCTTCCTATAGCGGGCTGATCCCCGGCACGAAAGAGAAGTATACTCCTCCCTCCATTCTTTCACAGGGGGATCGGGGTAAGGGTATCGCTTTGGCGAAACATGGGGAGGTTCCTGTTTTACAGTTTTCTCTGCCGGATCAGACGGCCCTCATCGCCATCGGCCCCAGGCGGAGGGCATCGAAAAAAGAACATAAGGCCATCTCTAGTTTCTCCAAGCATCTTTTTCCCCTCCTCTCCTATCTGTTTGAAATCGAAAAAAGAAAAAAGCAGGCGGTGTTACATGCACTTTCCGCTTCTTCTTTGCAGGAGGCGGCCTTG
The DNA window shown above is from Thermicanus aegyptius DSM 12793 and carries:
- a CDS encoding DUF2304 domain-containing protein, whose protein sequence is MNGMLRIFLFVTGLLFSASVFTLLFKKKINERHSLIWLGGVIAILILFSNPEWFDVIAARFGVHYPPSLFFLLSILILAFILLYQSIQISILYEKVKELAQFVALKSTEKGERPDGSEALFHEEGR